From Variimorphobacter saccharofermentans, one genomic window encodes:
- a CDS encoding ABC transporter permease has protein sequence MSGYDMTGGLATTSKKNIVGNSLGFIKNNFVVIAFIALIIFGSIASPAFLTVSNIKTVLLQNSIYAICALGMLFIVITGGIDLAVGSYVVVAVCFTAGFIQEGRGWLAIILVAVMSIVFGLISGVLVAYAKVAPFIATLAMMTILKGIAYIYQVGQNRRIDGTFWPEFIQGNILGIPSPVFILFIVYIIVVFMLKKTKFGRGIYAIGGNSETARLAGINVKKYLVITYSLGGLLFGMAGMILAGRLSMGTATVGDGYELDAIAAVVVGGATLSGGVGSPTKTLIGAFLIGALGNIMNLVGIASYPQMIIKGIIIVAAVLMNRDN, from the coding sequence ATGTCAGGATATGATATGACAGGGGGATTAGCTACTACTTCAAAGAAAAATATAGTAGGGAACTCACTAGGATTTATCAAAAATAATTTTGTAGTAATAGCCTTTATTGCACTAATAATCTTTGGTAGCATTGCGTCTCCTGCATTTTTAACAGTTAGTAATATTAAGACTGTTTTATTACAGAATTCAATCTACGCTATATGTGCATTAGGTATGTTATTTATTGTTATTACAGGAGGTATTGATCTTGCAGTCGGTTCCTATGTAGTAGTAGCAGTTTGTTTTACAGCCGGCTTCATACAAGAAGGAAGAGGTTGGCTAGCAATCATTCTTGTAGCAGTAATGAGTATAGTATTTGGTTTGATCTCTGGAGTTCTCGTAGCATATGCAAAGGTAGCTCCATTTATTGCTACACTAGCGATGATGACGATATTAAAGGGTATTGCGTATATCTATCAGGTAGGTCAGAATCGTAGAATTGATGGTACCTTCTGGCCAGAATTTATTCAGGGTAATATCCTTGGTATTCCTTCTCCTGTTTTCATTTTATTCATTGTATATATCATTGTTGTGTTTATGCTTAAGAAAACAAAGTTCGGCCGCGGAATTTATGCAATTGGTGGTAATTCTGAGACAGCTAGGCTTGCTGGAATTAATGTTAAGAAATATCTTGTAATTACATACTCATTAGGTGGCTTGCTATTTGGCATGGCTGGAATGATACTTGCCGGAAGACTCAGTATGGGTACAGCTACTGTTGGTGACGGTTATGAGTTGGATGCGATAGCAGCGGTTGTTGTCGGTGGTGCGACTCTTTCAGGTGGAGTGGGTAGTCCTACAAAGACACTAATTGGTGCCTTCCTGATTGGCGCATTAGGTAATATCATGAATCTGGTAGGAATAGCATCTTACCCACAGATGATTATTAAAGGTATTATCATTGTAGCAGCAGTATTAATGAACCGTGATAATTAA
- a CDS encoding glycine radical domain-containing protein — translation MSEVMINKNDGLARFVSLIDRYFAAGGAQMQFNVVSKKTLLDAQKNPEKYANLLVRVAGYSAYFTQLSKDVQKDIIERTEEKI, via the coding sequence ATGTCAGAAGTAATGATTAATAAAAATGATGGATTGGCTAGATTTGTAAGCTTAATCGACCGATATTTTGCGGCTGGCGGAGCCCAAATGCAATTTAATGTTGTGAGTAAAAAGACACTTCTGGATGCACAGAAAAATCCGGAGAAATATGCTAATCTTCTTGTTAGAGTTGCTGGATACAGTGCTTACTTTACTCAGTTATCCAAGGACGTTCAAAAGGATATTATCGAACGTACTGAAGAAAAAATATAA
- a CDS encoding response regulator has protein sequence MLKVLIVDDEIRVCRLIQYLIDWESLGFEMLGYVNDGLSAFQIIQEKNPDIVITDIRMPEFGGLELIQQTRNISYNTHFIIISGYSDFSYAQTAIKYGVDDYLLKPIKKKELIQTLDKIKSELDLVKKNIIQTENMRRMLDQSGRKVKSKLLSDMFEAGMAFQYHIQSINDTYFCNFIEGLYQMIGLQIHLNPIPNTQTIGFLNSKVQDAISETFSSYHEVVFTYSCGTMYCLINGTDEEFSSLKTDLQKLRTLILSFKDVFDGIRPIIALSERMSEINTVPILKQQVEYVLMNKLFYNIDTPLMYKPHPEVPSIDHVLGNSFRKDFMIYVETLDFYNLSNLLKTIQETLKHTSPIDGKYVLDIYHEIVSLFLFSVKSNSINLDLKTIEEDFNENFNRFTSIDECFQYLNDRLINYLSEWQNEKALAHSKPIRQAKQYINEHYKEPLTLEIIGSFIGLNPTYFSSVFKKETGASFIDYLTEVRVQNSKNLLVNTSISVYDVAEQCGFNDMKYFNKKFKKYTGLSPSEYRKLYS, from the coding sequence ATGCTAAAGGTGTTAATCGTCGATGATGAAATCCGAGTATGCCGTCTAATTCAATACTTAATTGATTGGGAGTCCCTTGGCTTTGAAATGCTGGGATATGTTAATGACGGCTTATCTGCTTTCCAAATTATTCAAGAGAAAAATCCAGATATCGTAATTACCGATATAAGAATGCCTGAGTTCGGTGGGTTGGAACTAATTCAACAAACGAGAAATATCAGTTATAATACCCACTTTATTATCATAAGTGGTTATAGTGATTTTTCCTATGCTCAGACCGCCATAAAGTATGGAGTAGATGATTATCTTTTAAAACCCATTAAGAAAAAAGAGCTGATTCAAACCCTGGATAAAATCAAATCAGAGCTCGATTTAGTGAAAAAGAATATTATACAGACAGAGAATATGCGAAGAATGTTGGACCAAAGCGGACGAAAGGTGAAAAGCAAGCTTCTTTCCGATATGTTCGAAGCAGGTATGGCGTTTCAATATCATATACAAAGTATAAATGATACCTATTTTTGTAATTTTATTGAAGGCCTATATCAGATGATTGGACTTCAGATTCATCTTAATCCCATACCAAATACTCAGACAATCGGATTCCTTAATTCTAAAGTACAGGATGCTATTTCAGAAACCTTCTCCTCTTATCATGAGGTAGTCTTCACTTATTCTTGTGGTACTATGTATTGTCTCATCAATGGTACAGATGAAGAATTTTCTTCATTGAAAACGGACCTTCAAAAATTACGTACCTTGATATTGAGTTTCAAAGATGTCTTTGATGGAATTCGGCCAATCATAGCTCTTAGTGAACGCATGAGTGAAATTAATACAGTTCCTATTCTTAAGCAGCAGGTCGAATATGTATTAATGAACAAACTATTTTATAATATTGATACTCCACTGATGTATAAACCGCATCCCGAGGTACCTTCTATCGATCATGTCCTTGGAAACAGCTTTCGTAAAGATTTTATGATATATGTAGAAACTTTAGATTTTTACAATTTATCTAATCTACTGAAGACCATACAAGAAACTTTAAAACATACCTCTCCGATCGACGGTAAGTATGTACTTGATATTTATCACGAAATTGTATCCCTCTTCTTATTCAGTGTGAAAAGTAATAGCATTAATCTTGACTTAAAAACAATAGAAGAAGATTTTAATGAAAATTTTAATCGATTTACAAGTATTGATGAATGCTTCCAGTACTTGAATGATAGACTGATTAATTACTTAAGTGAATGGCAGAACGAAAAAGCATTAGCACATTCAAAGCCTATAAGACAAGCAAAGCAATATATAAATGAACATTATAAGGAGCCTCTCACTCTAGAAATTATCGGTTCTTTTATTGGATTAAATCCAACCTATTTTTCCAGTGTATTTAAAAAAGAAACCGGAGCCAGTTTTATTGATTATCTTACGGAGGTACGCGTTCAGAACTCTAAGAATCTCCTGGTGAACACGTCAATTAGTGTTTATGATGTTGCAGAGCAATGTGGATTTAATGACATGAAGTATTTCAATAAGAAGTTTAAGAAATATACCGGGTTAAGTCCTTCTGAATACCGTAAGCTTTATTCCTAA
- a CDS encoding sugar ABC transporter ATP-binding protein, which translates to MERSKAIEMKNITKKFSGVKALDDVTFSVQQGDIHALVGENGAGKSTLMNILSGSYSHHTVEGCVFINGQEVKLNNPKEANQHGIVMVHQELALIPELSVAENMFLGNMPLKNGMIDWKTMYTKAMEALKRLSLDIDVHLKVKHLSVGHQQLVEISKAILMGGKVMILDEPTAPLTGREIEFLFKVLRQLKEEGITIIYISHRLEEIFALTDTVSVMRDGRMITTKKTSEVSEHDLVSFMIGREMEDFYPKEKTMIGNTILSIKNYCVAHPNYPGKNIVNDVTMSFKAGEIVGIAGLLGAGRTELMSALIGAYTQKGSGIVELNNKEVKIKNPRQAIGYGIGFVSEDRKGNGLILKQTIGFNTSLAALDRVTKNRLLNKRKEEKLTLDMIDKLKIKTTNYINPVKSLSGGNQQKVVLAKWMATDPKILILDEPTRGVDVGAKYEIYSIMKKLAQQNVAIIMISSDMQEIIGMSDRVYVMYEGKVSGELKRDQLSEKAIMEYAAGAAC; encoded by the coding sequence ATGGAGCGTTCCAAGGCAATTGAGATGAAAAACATTACTAAAAAATTTTCCGGTGTTAAAGCCTTGGATGATGTCACCTTCAGTGTACAGCAGGGTGATATTCATGCCTTAGTTGGCGAAAATGGTGCAGGAAAATCCACTTTGATGAATATATTAAGCGGTAGTTATTCACATCATACAGTGGAGGGATGTGTTTTCATAAATGGTCAAGAAGTAAAACTTAATAATCCGAAAGAAGCAAATCAACACGGAATAGTAATGGTTCATCAGGAACTTGCTTTAATCCCGGAACTGAGTGTTGCTGAAAACATGTTTTTAGGTAATATGCCATTGAAAAATGGAATGATCGATTGGAAAACAATGTACACCAAAGCAATGGAAGCACTTAAAAGACTTTCACTTGATATTGATGTACATTTGAAGGTAAAACATTTAAGTGTTGGTCATCAACAATTAGTAGAAATTTCAAAAGCAATTCTAATGGGCGGAAAGGTTATGATATTGGACGAACCAACGGCACCCCTTACCGGAAGAGAAATAGAATTCCTTTTTAAGGTTCTACGACAACTTAAAGAAGAAGGAATCACCATAATTTATATTTCTCATCGATTGGAAGAGATTTTTGCTTTAACAGATACTGTATCAGTAATGCGTGATGGCAGAATGATTACAACGAAAAAAACCTCGGAGGTCAGTGAGCATGATCTTGTTTCCTTCATGATAGGCCGTGAGATGGAGGATTTCTATCCAAAGGAAAAGACAATGATCGGAAATACCATATTATCGATTAAAAATTATTGTGTAGCTCATCCGAACTATCCGGGTAAAAATATAGTAAATGATGTAACTATGAGTTTTAAAGCTGGTGAAATTGTAGGGATTGCAGGACTACTTGGAGCTGGTCGAACGGAATTAATGTCCGCATTAATTGGAGCATATACACAGAAGGGCTCAGGAATTGTAGAATTGAATAATAAAGAGGTAAAAATTAAAAATCCACGACAAGCTATAGGATATGGGATAGGTTTCGTCTCTGAGGATCGTAAGGGGAATGGTCTCATATTAAAACAAACAATCGGCTTTAATACCAGTCTGGCTGCACTTGATCGAGTAACTAAGAATCGCCTTCTGAATAAAAGAAAAGAGGAAAAACTTACACTGGATATGATTGATAAGCTGAAGATTAAGACTACAAATTATATCAATCCGGTCAAAAGTCTAAGTGGTGGAAATCAGCAAAAGGTTGTATTAGCCAAATGGATGGCGACGGATCCTAAAATTCTCATACTTGATGAACCAACCAGGGGCGTTGATGTTGGAGCAAAATATGAAATATATAGTATTATGAAGAAGCTTGCCCAGCAAAATGTAGCAATTATTATGATATCCTCTGATATGCAGGAAATCATCGGAATGAGTGATCGTGTATATGTTATGTATGAGGGTAAGGTATCCGGCGAACTAAAGAGAGATCAGTTATCAGAAAAAGCGATAATGGAGTATGCAGCTGGTGCCGCATGCTAA
- a CDS encoding pyruvate formate lyase family protein: MKEIDSFQIGTQPVRTERIDKLYKYVTSFEYGICAERGHLLTEFYKDNMNLPPIVRRAKAIDYVLENMSIYIMPGSLFAGNHASKPRWAPLFPEFEVEWVEEELLKGNPYFPWERPADRYTLQEEDKPLIKDMCDWWKGKTHTDTLRARLPKEALITHYDLKAADIGTYFQGGDGHFAPDHEYLINHGVQKLIDDCVKYRDELDWSQPDTIKKKDFYDAAIISANAIIKFAARYADLAEKMASEEKDETRKKELMLIADTCRWIPKNPARNFYEALQFIILTHICIQIEDSGAGVSFGRYDQYMYPFYKKGIQDGSLTDDLALELTENFFLQIYTCNKVRSWIDTDFYRGVPMFQNLTIGGQDPIKKCDATNELSYICLDATYHTRIPQPSLTVRFHKNTPYEFKIKVAEVIRLGTGLPSIFNDETYIPALMNRGYELNDAYNYCIIGCVEPGTAGLLGGRTGGAWLNCTKALEMSLYNGLDPRTGICLHTNKDNKDLATFESFDEAKEAYLNQIAYYIKQEAILENTIDQVWEETLEEPMAAIFGCTTTTIPRGKPIKQGGAKYDLTGQQTIGTANVANSLYAIKKLVFDDKVITGAQLKHALLTNFSDMETKPTGPQIKALCLGVHKYGNDIDEVDELAREMLAFVANELSSYKNTRYGRGPIGGTLHCSTSTVSSNTPFGKVCGATPDGREAYTAVADGQSPMRGTDVSGPTAAIASVAKINNILLSCGSLYNMKFSPSDLC; encoded by the coding sequence ATGAAAGAAATTGATTCGTTTCAAATTGGTACACAACCGGTTCGGACGGAGCGTATTGATAAACTTTACAAATACGTTACATCATTTGAATACGGTATTTGTGCTGAAAGAGGTCATCTATTAACAGAGTTCTATAAGGATAACATGAATTTGCCCCCGATAGTGCGAAGAGCGAAAGCGATTGATTATGTACTTGAGAACATGAGTATTTATATTATGCCAGGAAGCTTATTCGCCGGAAATCATGCTTCCAAACCCAGATGGGCTCCGCTCTTCCCGGAATTCGAAGTTGAATGGGTAGAAGAGGAGTTGTTGAAAGGAAATCCATATTTTCCGTGGGAAAGACCAGCTGATCGCTATACACTGCAGGAAGAAGATAAGCCATTAATTAAGGATATGTGTGACTGGTGGAAAGGAAAAACCCATACGGATACACTCCGGGCAAGATTACCAAAAGAAGCACTTATTACTCATTATGATTTAAAAGCAGCGGATATCGGTACCTATTTCCAAGGTGGTGATGGTCATTTTGCACCGGATCATGAATATTTAATCAATCACGGCGTACAAAAGCTGATTGATGATTGTGTAAAATATCGTGATGAGCTTGATTGGAGCCAGCCGGATACGATTAAGAAAAAGGATTTCTATGACGCTGCCATCATTAGTGCAAATGCAATAATCAAATTTGCAGCAAGATATGCTGATTTAGCTGAAAAAATGGCATCTGAGGAAAAGGATGAAACACGTAAAAAAGAACTTATGCTGATTGCTGATACCTGTAGATGGATTCCAAAGAATCCGGCAAGAAATTTCTATGAAGCATTACAGTTTATCATATTGACACATATTTGTATTCAAATTGAAGACAGTGGTGCAGGAGTATCCTTTGGGCGATATGATCAGTATATGTATCCATTCTATAAAAAAGGAATTCAAGACGGAAGCCTAACAGATGATCTGGCATTAGAACTGACCGAGAATTTCTTCCTTCAGATTTATACCTGTAATAAGGTAAGAAGCTGGATTGATACGGACTTTTATCGTGGTGTACCGATGTTCCAGAATCTAACGATCGGTGGACAGGATCCGATTAAGAAATGTGATGCTACCAACGAATTAAGTTATATTTGCCTGGATGCAACCTATCACACCAGAATTCCTCAACCATCCTTAACAGTACGTTTTCATAAGAATACTCCATATGAGTTTAAAATCAAGGTAGCTGAGGTAATTCGATTAGGTACTGGACTACCATCCATTTTCAACGATGAAACCTATATTCCGGCGCTAATGAACCGTGGTTATGAATTGAATGATGCATATAATTATTGCATTATCGGTTGCGTTGAACCTGGCACAGCCGGACTGCTGGGAGGAAGAACTGGCGGAGCCTGGTTGAACTGTACAAAGGCATTGGAAATGTCCCTCTACAACGGACTGGATCCAAGAACCGGTATATGCCTGCATACCAATAAAGATAATAAAGATCTTGCAACATTTGAAAGTTTTGATGAAGCAAAGGAAGCATACTTAAATCAGATTGCTTACTACATAAAGCAGGAAGCAATTCTGGAGAATACCATTGATCAGGTTTGGGAGGAAACATTGGAAGAGCCCATGGCTGCCATTTTTGGTTGTACTACCACCACAATTCCGAGAGGAAAGCCGATTAAGCAAGGTGGAGCAAAATATGACTTAACTGGACAGCAGACAATCGGTACAGCTAATGTTGCAAACAGCCTATATGCAATAAAGAAATTAGTGTTTGATGATAAAGTAATCACCGGAGCACAACTGAAGCATGCATTACTAACTAATTTCTCCGATATGGAAACAAAGCCTACTGGTCCACAGATAAAAGCACTTTGCCTTGGAGTTCATAAGTACGGTAATGATATTGATGAGGTGGACGAGCTTGCGAGAGAAATGTTAGCGTTTGTAGCAAATGAGTTGAGTAGTTATAAGAATACAAGATATGGAAGAGGACCGATTGGAGGTACACTTCACTGTTCCACCAGTACGGTATCCAGTAACACACCATTTGGTAAAGTATGTGGAGCAACTCCGGATGGTCGTGAAGCATATACTGCGGTGGCAGATGGTCAATCGCCAATGAGAGGAACGGATGTCAGCGGACCTACTGCAGCAATAGCATCTGTAGCAAAGATTAATAACATTTTATTATCCTGTGGTTCCTTATATAATATGAAGTTCAGCCCATCAGACCTGTGTTAA
- a CDS encoding substrate-binding domain-containing protein, translated as MRKRIICFVIGVSMISTMLFGCTSATELKQAGTSNSDEKKVEASGEVFSATPEQLALLPEEMIGEKDQFKGLKIGFSQRNIAGSEWWEQLVRLAEDEAKHLGIELTVYDGGNDLTKQLADIETLVNLQPDAIIVNPFHSTGVLPAIEKVHAANIPLTVVNCALDAEGSPFTFVSCDVENSGYQSGYQLAKSYDEKYGWQDQVQALVLSAAAQEEESDLRRWGQIAGYNDYMLEKYGQSNLDIVAYRYYNWQPEPAMNETLDALQANPDLDIIFAACDGGAQGVVAALDSVGKTGDIMITSIDARKSVLEWIKNGDKGVVGTVANDPRMMGKWAVYLAALQATGVTTPSTFYVPNTLYTADNVNTVYDPNSTY; from the coding sequence ATGAGGAAAAGAATTATATGTTTCGTTATTGGTGTTTCAATGATTTCAACCATGCTTTTTGGATGTACTTCCGCAACAGAACTAAAGCAGGCAGGTACCTCTAATAGCGATGAGAAGAAGGTAGAAGCTTCGGGAGAAGTTTTCTCAGCAACACCGGAGCAATTGGCTTTATTACCGGAAGAAATGATTGGTGAAAAAGATCAGTTTAAGGGCTTGAAGATTGGATTTTCTCAAAGAAACATTGCAGGCTCAGAATGGTGGGAGCAGTTGGTCAGACTTGCTGAGGATGAAGCGAAACACTTAGGTATTGAATTAACCGTTTATGACGGTGGTAACGATTTAACAAAACAGTTAGCTGATATTGAAACATTAGTGAACTTGCAGCCGGATGCTATTATTGTTAATCCTTTTCATTCTACAGGAGTTCTTCCTGCAATTGAAAAAGTTCATGCTGCGAATATTCCTTTAACAGTAGTTAACTGTGCACTCGATGCTGAAGGATCTCCCTTTACATTTGTATCCTGTGATGTTGAAAACAGTGGTTATCAATCAGGTTATCAACTAGCAAAATCCTATGATGAGAAATATGGTTGGCAGGATCAGGTACAGGCATTGGTATTATCTGCAGCTGCTCAGGAAGAAGAATCTGACTTAAGAAGATGGGGTCAGATTGCGGGTTACAACGATTATATGCTTGAGAAATATGGACAATCCAATCTTGATATCGTAGCTTACCGCTATTATAACTGGCAGCCTGAACCTGCTATGAATGAGACACTGGATGCATTACAGGCAAATCCGGACCTTGATATTATATTTGCAGCATGTGACGGTGGTGCACAGGGTGTTGTAGCTGCTCTTGACTCAGTTGGTAAAACTGGTGACATCATGATTACGTCTATTGATGCTAGAAAATCTGTATTAGAATGGATTAAAAACGGTGATAAGGGTGTCGTAGGTACTGTAGCGAATGATCCCAGAATGATGGGTAAATGGGCAGTGTATTTGGCAGCACTTCAAGCAACTGGTGTAACAACACCTTCTACCTTCTACGTTCCCAATACATTATATACAGCTGATAACGTAAATACTGTGTATGATCCTAATTCAACATATTAA